A region from the Beduinella massiliensis genome encodes:
- a CDS encoding extracellular solute-binding protein translates to MKKRISLALLALAMCLTLLTPATAEEPVTLTYWQHSSAARDEMMTELVKQFEAANPDIKINVEFIPEGDYTEKLIPSLATASAPDVFQVQSGMVAKLADAGSIQPLDESVMSTESIAEDFVAATVDGLKFDGQYYGMPTDTQTIICLWNKDLVAAAGLDAEAGPQTWDEFFDWARKLTLRDESGSMTQSGWGGKGYYPEVLSYIEQKGGKFYDAEKNEFVFADDEAAVNAIKEMAALYKEDKVYNTEFTKNWAGFRQGLVALMLGHPAMIGNLVTTAPDLNYGVGLIPQSGDSRATCVTSWAYVLSAKAPSDAATRFIQFLSSEEVEKQWTLKTGELPARKALLEDAGLKENPKVAVAIDSLKDSFVGTLQTSALNTAWSDGYERILKTDEDVDTILHEMQAALNEELADGI, encoded by the coding sequence ATGAAAAAGCGTATCTCTCTCGCTCTGCTCGCGCTTGCGATGTGCCTGACCCTGCTGACGCCCGCAACTGCGGAGGAACCCGTCACCCTGACGTACTGGCAGCATTCCAGCGCTGCGCGCGACGAAATGATGACCGAGCTGGTCAAACAGTTCGAGGCCGCCAACCCCGACATCAAAATCAACGTAGAATTCATCCCGGAAGGCGATTACACGGAAAAGCTGATCCCCTCTCTGGCTACGGCCTCCGCGCCCGACGTGTTCCAGGTACAGTCCGGCATGGTCGCCAAGCTGGCGGATGCCGGCTCCATCCAGCCGCTCGACGAAAGCGTCATGTCCACTGAATCCATCGCCGAAGACTTCGTCGCCGCGACGGTCGACGGCCTCAAGTTTGACGGTCAATATTACGGCATGCCGACCGATACGCAAACCATCATCTGCCTGTGGAACAAGGATCTGGTTGCCGCCGCCGGTCTTGACGCCGAAGCGGGCCCACAGACCTGGGATGAGTTCTTCGACTGGGCGCGCAAGCTTACCCTTCGCGACGAAAGCGGCTCCATGACCCAGTCCGGCTGGGGCGGCAAGGGCTACTATCCCGAGGTGCTGTCCTACATCGAGCAAAAGGGCGGCAAGTTCTACGACGCCGAAAAGAACGAATTCGTCTTCGCGGACGACGAAGCCGCCGTCAACGCGATCAAGGAGATGGCCGCCCTCTACAAGGAGGACAAGGTTTACAACACCGAATTCACCAAGAACTGGGCGGGCTTCCGTCAGGGCCTTGTCGCCCTGATGCTGGGTCATCCGGCCATGATCGGCAATCTCGTCACCACCGCGCCGGATCTCAACTACGGCGTGGGCCTGATCCCGCAGAGCGGCGACAGCCGTGCTACCTGCGTCACCTCCTGGGCCTATGTGCTCAGCGCCAAGGCGCCCTCCGACGCGGCGACCCGTTTCATTCAGTTCCTTTCCAGCGAAGAGGTCGAAAAGCAGTGGACGCTCAAGACCGGCGAGCTGCCCGCCCGCAAGGCGCTGCTGGAAGACGCCGGGCTCAAGGAAAATCCGAAGGTCGCCGTCGCGATCGACTCCCTGAAGGATTCCTTCGTCGGCACGCTGCAGACCTCCGCGCTGAATACCGCCTGGTCCGACGGCTATGAGCGCATTCTTAAGACGGACGAGGATGTCGATACCATCCTGCACGAAATGCAGGCCGCGCTCAACGAGGAGCTCGCGGACGGCATCTGA